In Deinococcus maricopensis DSM 21211, one genomic interval encodes:
- the folP gene encoding dihydropteroate synthase: protein MPERTLTFHRPVPGAARTPGGWQLTWRGCAVMGIVNATPDSFSDGGQHGAPAQALAHARALHAAGALVVDVGGESTRPGADPVPAAEELDRILPVVRALADDGAAVISIDTLKPEVADAALRAGAHLINDVSGLRDPDMLRVCAEHGAPACIMHMQGEPRTMQRRPHYDDVVAEVHGYLTAQADRALAGGIPSVLLDPGIGFGKTLEHNLTLLRALPRLSAGPHAVLVGASRKRLIDWLAGAPHAADRDPGSLAVHLHAARAGAAMVRVHDVAGHVQALRVQAALEVHHG, encoded by the coding sequence ATGCCTGAACGCACCCTCACCTTCCACCGCCCCGTGCCCGGCGCGGCCCGCACGCCCGGCGGCTGGCAGCTCACGTGGCGCGGCTGCGCCGTCATGGGCATCGTGAACGCCACCCCCGACTCGTTCAGCGACGGCGGGCAGCATGGCGCGCCCGCGCAGGCCCTCGCGCACGCCCGCGCGCTGCACGCCGCCGGCGCGCTCGTCGTCGACGTGGGCGGCGAAAGCACCCGCCCCGGCGCGGACCCCGTACCCGCCGCCGAGGAACTCGACCGGATCCTCCCGGTGGTGCGCGCCCTCGCCGACGACGGCGCCGCCGTCATCAGCATCGACACCCTCAAGCCCGAGGTGGCCGACGCCGCCCTGCGCGCCGGCGCGCACCTCATCAACGACGTCTCCGGCCTGCGCGACCCCGACATGCTGCGCGTGTGCGCCGAGCACGGCGCGCCCGCCTGCATCATGCACATGCAGGGCGAACCGCGCACCATGCAGCGCCGCCCCCACTACGACGACGTCGTCGCTGAAGTCCACGGGTACCTGACGGCGCAGGCGGACCGCGCCCTCGCCGGCGGCATTCCGAGTGTGCTGCTCGACCCCGGCATCGGCTTCGGCAAGACCCTTGAGCACAACCTCACGCTGCTGCGCGCCCTGCCGCGCCTGAGCGCCGGGCCGCACGCCGTCCTGGTCGGCGCGAGCCGCAAGCGCCTGATCGACTGGCTCGCCGGCGCCCCCCACGCCGCCGACCGCGACCCCGGCAGCCTCGCCGTGCACCTGCACGCCGCCCGCGCCGGCGCCGCGATGGTCCGCGTGCACGACGTCGCCGGGCACGTGCAGGCCCTGCGCGTGCAGGCCGCGCTGGAGGTCCACCATGGGTAA
- a CDS encoding YbaN family protein — protein sequence MTAPRPFRALWLLAGFVLTGLGFLGLILPLMPGTVFFVLAAACFARSSPRFETWLLNLPAVGPLVRDYRAGRGMPARAKLIAVLSIIVAVLLTLPRIPVLPGRLVWLLLGLYGIWYVTRRVPTRAEPPAGER from the coding sequence GTGACTGCGCCGCGCCCCTTCCGCGCCCTGTGGCTCCTGGCCGGCTTCGTGCTCACCGGCCTGGGCTTCCTGGGGCTCATCCTTCCGCTGATGCCCGGCACGGTGTTCTTCGTGCTGGCCGCCGCGTGCTTCGCGCGCAGCAGCCCCCGCTTCGAAACGTGGCTGCTCAACCTTCCCGCCGTCGGCCCCCTCGTCCGCGACTACCGCGCCGGTCGCGGCATGCCCGCCCGCGCGAAACTCATCGCGGTGCTCAGCATCATCGTCGCCGTCCTCCTCACTCTGCCCCGCATTCCCGTGCTGCCCGGACGCCTCGTCTGGCTACTCCTCGGCCTGTACGGCATCTGGTACGTCACGCGGCGCGTCCCGACGCGCGCCGAACCGCCCGCCGGGGAACGCTGA
- a CDS encoding MmcQ/YjbR family DNA-binding protein → MRRIADIRAACAALPGSRETFPFDQTTLVFKVAGKMYALTDIQADPVTLSLKCDPARAETLRAEHAAIVGGYHLNKRHWNTVTLDGTVPDALVHELLQHSYALVVARLTRAERAELHLD, encoded by the coding sequence ATGCGCCGCATCGCCGACATCCGCGCGGCCTGCGCCGCCCTGCCCGGCTCGCGCGAAACGTTCCCGTTCGACCAGACGACGCTCGTCTTCAAGGTCGCCGGAAAAATGTACGCCCTCACGGACATCCAGGCGGACCCCGTGACGCTCAGCCTGAAATGCGACCCGGCCCGCGCCGAAACGCTGCGCGCTGAGCACGCCGCCATCGTGGGCGGCTACCATCTCAACAAACGCCACTGGAACACCGTCACCCTCGACGGCACCGTCCCCGACGCCCTCGTGCACGAACTTCTGCAGCACAGCTACGCCCTGGTGGTCGCGCGCCTGACCCGCGCCGAGCGCGCCGAACTGCACCTGGACTGA
- a CDS encoding acyl-CoA-binding protein: MQDAFAQAQQDVQALTKRPGNDVLLKLYALYKQATEGDVQGDRPGGFDFRGAAKHDAWAEQRGKSADDAKREYIDLVNSLRG; the protein is encoded by the coding sequence ATGCAAGACGCCTTCGCGCAAGCCCAGCAGGACGTACAGGCCCTCACTAAACGCCCCGGGAACGACGTGCTGCTCAAGCTGTACGCCCTCTACAAGCAGGCCACCGAAGGCGACGTGCAGGGCGACCGCCCCGGCGGCTTCGACTTCCGCGGCGCTGCTAAGCACGACGCGTGGGCCGAGCAGCGCGGCAAAAGCGCCGACGACGCCAAGCGCGAATACATCGACCTCGTGAACAGCCTGCGCGGCTGA
- a CDS encoding ImmA/IrrE family metallo-endopeptidase: MTHDADGLAPHKARMRELARAYADAAPSRDAHGLTDPLGAKLVYMDLGDRDGAYDPEHGVILVNSKVQPGRQRFTLAHEISHALLLADDDLLSALHDEYDGDRLEQVIETLCNVGAAAILMPHELLTELLTRFGATGRAVAELARRADVSVSTAMYALAECVTDRVLFAVAVAAGGRLTVRASAATDGVKYTLSNGTAIPDDHPIHDAHATHLEITARSYVPFRSGRRLPARVNAYPLRGRVVASFTLDQPAPPDGTTPGSDA; the protein is encoded by the coding sequence ATGACCCACGACGCGGACGGCCTCGCGCCGCACAAGGCGCGCATGCGCGAACTCGCGCGGGCCTACGCCGACGCTGCGCCGTCCCGCGACGCGCACGGCCTGACCGACCCGCTCGGCGCCAAACTCGTGTACATGGACCTCGGCGACCGTGACGGCGCGTACGACCCCGAACACGGCGTCATCCTCGTGAACAGCAAGGTCCAACCGGGCCGGCAGCGCTTCACGCTCGCGCACGAGATCAGCCACGCGCTCCTCCTCGCCGACGACGACCTGCTCTCCGCCCTGCACGACGAGTACGACGGCGACCGCCTCGAGCAGGTCATCGAGACGCTCTGCAACGTCGGCGCCGCCGCCATCCTGATGCCGCACGAACTGCTCACGGAACTCCTCACGCGCTTCGGCGCGACCGGACGGGCCGTCGCGGAACTCGCGCGCCGCGCAGACGTGAGCGTCAGCACCGCCATGTACGCCCTCGCGGAATGCGTCACCGACCGCGTGCTGTTCGCCGTGGCCGTCGCCGCCGGCGGGCGCCTCACCGTGCGCGCCAGCGCCGCCACCGACGGCGTGAAGTACACCCTCTCGAACGGCACCGCCATTCCCGACGACCACCCCATCCACGACGCGCACGCCACGCACCTCGAAATCACCGCGCGCAGCTACGTGCCGTTCCGCAGCGGACGGCGCCTGCCTGCGCGCGTGAACGCCTACCCGCTGCGCGGGCGCGTCGTGGCGAGCTTCACGCTCGACCAGCCCGCCCCGCCTGACGGGACCACCCCGGGGTCCGATGCCTGA
- the folB gene encoding dihydroneopterin aldolase → MGKVVLSGLEFHGRHGVYDEEAVFGARFIVDVEMHFEFGYMRDHIDDTVNYALVYDAVRDEAERKRYKLIEVLAQAVATRLLDEHARLLRVTVRVHKPHAPIAGIFRDVYAEVTRERA, encoded by the coding sequence ATGGGTAAGGTCGTCCTGAGCGGCCTGGAGTTCCACGGCCGGCACGGCGTGTACGACGAGGAAGCCGTGTTCGGCGCGCGCTTCATCGTGGACGTCGAGATGCACTTTGAGTTCGGGTACATGCGTGACCACATCGACGACACCGTCAACTACGCCCTCGTGTACGACGCCGTCCGCGACGAAGCCGAACGCAAACGCTACAAGCTCATCGAGGTGCTCGCGCAGGCCGTCGCCACGCGCCTCCTCGATGAGCACGCCCGCCTGCTGCGCGTCACGGTGCGCGTCCACAAGCCGCACGCGCCCATCGCAGGCATCTTCCGCGACGTGTACGCCGAAGTCACCCGGGAGCGCGCGTGA
- the folK gene encoding 2-amino-4-hydroxy-6-hydroxymethyldihydropteridine diphosphokinase — MTAPVDALIALGANLGDPRANLAWAVRELAGVGVVTGVSRVYRTAPVGGPPGQPDYLNAAARLRTTLTPHDVLAALLDIERRSGRERRERWGPRVLDLDLIAYGDLSLDTDDLTLPHPRAWTRAFVLAPLHDVAPDYAHPGTGERVRDALARVGLHGVHAERDPLR, encoded by the coding sequence GTGACCGCTCCCGTGGACGCGCTGATCGCCCTCGGCGCGAACCTCGGCGACCCCCGCGCGAACCTCGCGTGGGCCGTGCGGGAACTCGCGGGCGTCGGCGTCGTCACCGGCGTGTCCCGCGTGTACCGCACCGCGCCCGTCGGCGGCCCGCCCGGCCAGCCGGACTACCTGAACGCCGCCGCGCGCCTCCGCACGACGCTCACCCCGCACGACGTCCTCGCAGCGCTGCTCGACATCGAACGCCGTTCCGGCCGCGAACGCCGCGAACGCTGGGGCCCGCGCGTCCTCGACCTCGACCTGATCGCGTACGGTGACCTCAGCCTCGACACGGACGACCTGACGCTCCCGCACCCACGCGCGTGGACGCGCGCGTTCGTCCTTGCCCCCCTGCACGACGTCGCGCCCGACTACGCGCACCCCGGCACCGGCGAGCGCGTCCGCGACGCGCTCGCGCGCGTCGGCCTGCACGGCGTCCACGCGGAACGCGACCCGCTGCGCTGA
- the pnp gene encoding polyribonucleotide nucleotidyltransferase translates to MIPKTYSATLGGRELTLETGKLAKLVSGAVTVRYGDAVLLVTAQAREDVSPLDFLPLTVEFEERHYAVGRIPGSFHRREGRPGERAILSARITDRQIRPLFPKGYRHETQVIITVLSADAQVGADVLGPIGASAALSLSDVPWAGPTACVRVGFVGGEYVVNPTYDQLDASSLDLVVAGTRDAILMVEAGAQVVEEELLVGAIEFAHREMQPIIDLIEQMQREVGREKFNYVADADLAVDLVPELTEAARSGGLRDALLTPKKKDRSVALKALRDRLIGERVPEGTEDADARTGAFKTAFGRVEKQELRRLILEEDVRADGRNSRTVRPIWIETHALPRPHGSAIFTRGETQVLGTTTLGTERDEILIDDLTDDKNDRFMLHYNFPPYSTGEVKRMSGQSRREVGHGNLAKRAIRAVLPSFEEFPYVIRIVGDVLESNGSSSMATVCAGTLSLMDAGVPIKAPVAGVAMGLVMEGDRYRVLTDILGLEDALGDMDFKVCGTAEGVTALQMDIKIQGITPAIMREALAQAKEARLHILGKMAEVLPAPRAELSPTAPRIITVKINPEKIGSVIGPGGKQIRELEAMGAQVTIEEDGTVRIFSADGAAAQAVRERIEAITREAKVGEEFDGTVVKTAAFGAFINLFPGKDGMLHISQMSEERVNAVEDVMNVGDKVRVKIANVDDRGKIDLIRPELEGKIAPREPRAPRPSGDRPPRRDR, encoded by the coding sequence ATGATACCCAAGACCTACAGCGCGACCCTCGGTGGCCGGGAACTCACCCTGGAAACCGGGAAGCTCGCGAAACTCGTGAGTGGCGCCGTCACGGTGCGCTACGGCGACGCCGTGCTGCTCGTGACCGCGCAGGCGCGCGAAGACGTCAGTCCCCTCGACTTCCTGCCGCTCACCGTCGAATTCGAGGAGCGCCACTACGCCGTCGGCCGCATTCCCGGCAGCTTCCACCGCCGCGAAGGCCGCCCGGGCGAGCGCGCCATCCTGAGCGCGCGCATCACGGACCGGCAGATCCGCCCGCTGTTCCCGAAAGGGTACCGGCACGAAACGCAGGTCATCATCACGGTGCTCAGCGCTGATGCGCAGGTCGGCGCTGACGTGCTCGGCCCCATCGGTGCGTCCGCGGCGCTCAGCTTGAGTGACGTGCCGTGGGCCGGGCCGACCGCGTGCGTCCGCGTCGGCTTCGTCGGCGGCGAGTACGTCGTGAACCCCACGTACGATCAGCTGGACGCGTCCAGTCTGGACCTCGTCGTTGCGGGCACGCGCGACGCCATCCTGATGGTTGAGGCGGGCGCGCAGGTCGTCGAAGAGGAACTCCTCGTGGGCGCCATCGAGTTCGCGCACCGCGAGATGCAGCCCATCATCGACCTGATCGAGCAGATGCAGCGCGAAGTGGGCCGCGAGAAGTTCAACTACGTCGCGGACGCTGACCTCGCCGTGGACCTCGTGCCGGAACTCACCGAGGCGGCCCGCTCGGGTGGCCTGCGTGACGCGCTGCTCACGCCCAAGAAGAAGGACCGCAGCGTCGCCCTCAAGGCCCTGCGCGACCGCCTGATCGGCGAGCGCGTGCCCGAAGGCACCGAGGACGCCGACGCCCGCACCGGCGCGTTCAAGACCGCGTTCGGCCGCGTCGAGAAGCAGGAACTGCGCCGCCTGATCCTCGAAGAGGACGTCCGCGCCGACGGCCGCAACAGCCGCACCGTGCGCCCCATCTGGATCGAGACGCACGCCCTCCCCCGTCCGCACGGCAGCGCCATCTTCACGCGCGGGGAAACGCAGGTGCTCGGCACGACCACGCTCGGCACCGAACGCGACGAGATCCTGATTGACGACCTCACGGACGACAAGAACGACCGTTTCATGCTGCACTACAACTTCCCGCCGTACAGCACCGGCGAGGTCAAGCGCATGAGCGGCCAGTCGCGCCGCGAAGTCGGGCACGGCAACCTCGCCAAACGCGCCATCCGCGCGGTCCTGCCCAGCTTCGAGGAGTTCCCGTACGTCATCCGCATTGTCGGCGACGTGCTGGAAAGCAACGGGTCGAGCAGCATGGCGACGGTGTGCGCCGGCACGCTCAGCCTGATGGACGCCGGCGTGCCCATCAAGGCGCCCGTCGCGGGCGTCGCCATGGGCCTCGTCATGGAGGGCGACCGGTACCGCGTGCTCACCGACATCCTCGGCCTGGAGGACGCGCTCGGCGACATGGACTTCAAGGTGTGCGGCACCGCCGAGGGCGTCACCGCTCTGCAGATGGACATTAAGATTCAGGGCATCACGCCCGCCATCATGCGTGAAGCGCTCGCGCAGGCGAAAGAAGCGCGCCTGCACATCCTCGGCAAGATGGCCGAGGTGCTGCCCGCGCCGCGCGCGGAGCTCTCCCCCACCGCGCCGCGCATCATCACCGTGAAAATCAACCCGGAGAAGATCGGCAGCGTCATCGGGCCGGGCGGCAAGCAGATCCGCGAACTCGAAGCGATGGGCGCGCAGGTCACCATCGAGGAGGACGGCACCGTCCGCATCTTCAGCGCGGACGGCGCCGCCGCGCAGGCCGTGCGTGAACGCATCGAGGCGATCACCCGCGAAGCGAAGGTCGGTGAGGAGTTCGATGGGACGGTCGTGAAGACCGCCGCGTTCGGCGCGTTCATCAACCTGTTCCCCGGCAAGGACGGCATGCTGCACATCAGTCAGATGAGCGAGGAGCGCGTGAACGCCGTCGAGGACGTCATGAACGTCGGCGACAAGGTCCGCGTGAAAATCGCGAATGTCGATGACCGCGGCAAGATCGACCTGATCCGCCCGGAACTTGAAGGGAAGATCGCGCCGCGTGAGCCGCGCGCCCCGCGCCCCAGCGGCGACCGCCCGCCCCGCCGCGACCGCTGA
- a CDS encoding PASTA domain-containing protein, which translates to MSRTEGRIDGKYEVTAELAQTGQETLYAVTAPRGDETPRRLGWFSATTPAERQAFHTYRAALRALQPDGLEDVVARPGAFYALWRPVPGAPLDDFLAQPVRAEEAVEGVRTLAARLAEHGYALQDAEVSIDGPTVRLGRLAPVPPRTPDEVSALNARTLAPLGKGRVRRKRRPLSPLAFLPGLLFLGGAGYLGAEAARTFLNPPVREVPDVAGQPAEQAARALSGRGFRVQYVNGEGPNLDIGDVVSQNPAGGSNLPVDRLVTLTVNDPKPVPVPKLEELNLDQVRAALAENRLKLGTVTTISGALTNTPKGRVIAQVPEAGSTSQRGQPVNLLISDGLSFKQTWLPDLSGMTFDDAREMVRKAGLVVNRVRTQTSDARENTVLTQDPKPYAKVDVGSPVTLTVARARVQGPSRATSSLPLPPAPVQPEPDPEPTIPDVPAGEVPAPPDPVPATPPTTTPAAETRRVNLNYTFPSDLPSGTVDIVVRDADGERVVFNPAATTEVAGALAQQEGISVRGDALFVVRVNGQDFTSFTP; encoded by the coding sequence ATGTCGCGCACCGAAGGCCGAATCGACGGCAAGTACGAAGTCACCGCTGAACTCGCCCAGACCGGGCAGGAGACGCTGTACGCCGTGACGGCGCCGCGCGGCGACGAAACGCCCCGCCGCCTGGGCTGGTTCAGTGCCACCACCCCCGCCGAGCGCCAGGCGTTCCACACGTACCGCGCGGCCCTGCGCGCCCTCCAGCCGGACGGCCTCGAAGACGTCGTCGCCCGCCCCGGCGCCTTCTACGCCCTGTGGCGGCCCGTGCCGGGCGCGCCCCTGGACGACTTCCTCGCGCAGCCCGTCCGCGCTGAGGAGGCCGTCGAGGGCGTGCGCACGCTCGCCGCGCGCCTCGCCGAGCACGGGTACGCCCTGCAGGACGCCGAGGTAAGCATCGACGGCCCCACCGTCCGCCTCGGCCGCCTCGCGCCCGTGCCGCCCCGCACGCCCGACGAGGTCAGCGCCCTCAACGCCCGCACGCTCGCGCCGCTCGGCAAGGGCCGCGTGCGCCGCAAACGCCGCCCGCTCAGCCCCCTCGCGTTCCTGCCGGGCCTGCTGTTCCTTGGCGGCGCCGGCTACCTCGGCGCGGAAGCCGCCCGGACCTTCCTCAACCCGCCCGTCCGCGAGGTGCCGGACGTTGCCGGGCAGCCCGCCGAGCAGGCCGCGCGTGCCCTGAGCGGCCGCGGGTTCCGCGTGCAGTACGTCAACGGCGAAGGCCCCAACCTCGACATCGGCGACGTTGTCAGCCAGAACCCCGCCGGCGGCAGCAACCTCCCCGTGGACCGCCTCGTGACGCTCACCGTCAACGACCCGAAGCCCGTGCCTGTTCCGAAACTCGAGGAGCTGAACCTCGACCAGGTGCGCGCCGCGCTCGCCGAGAACCGCCTGAAGCTCGGCACGGTCACCACCATCAGCGGCGCCCTCACGAACACCCCCAAGGGCCGCGTGATTGCCCAGGTGCCCGAGGCCGGCAGCACCAGCCAGCGCGGGCAGCCCGTGAACCTCCTGATTTCCGACGGCCTCAGCTTCAAGCAGACGTGGCTGCCGGACCTCAGCGGCATGACCTTCGACGACGCGCGCGAGATGGTCCGCAAAGCGGGCCTCGTCGTGAACCGCGTCCGCACGCAGACCAGCGACGCACGCGAAAACACCGTCCTGACCCAGGACCCCAAACCGTACGCGAAGGTCGACGTCGGCTCACCCGTGACCCTCACCGTCGCCCGCGCGCGCGTGCAGGGCCCCAGCCGCGCCACCAGCAGCCTGCCCCTGCCGCCCGCGCCCGTGCAGCCCGAACCGGACCCCGAACCCACCATCCCGGACGTCCCGGCCGGTGAGGTGCCCGCGCCGCCCGACCCGGTGCCGGCCACGCCGCCCACCACGACGCCCGCCGCCGAGACGCGCCGCGTGAACCTCAACTACACCTTCCCGTCGGACCTGCCGTCCGGCACGGTGGACATCGTGGTCCGCGACGCCGACGGTGAACGCGTGGTGTTCAACCCGGCAGCCACCACCGAAGTCGCGGGCGCGCTCGCGCAGCAGGAAGGCATCAGCGTCCGCGGCGACGCGCTGTTCGTCGTGCGCGTGAACGGCCAGGACTTCACGAGCTTCACGCCCTGA
- a CDS encoding VWA domain-containing protein: protein MKRALLAALAVTLAGCAARPTPPLTVLGGSELRDLAPILEDVARASGVRLNIQYVGTLDGTERLRGGATPDLVWFSHAKYLELQDDLRGRVIAREKIMLSPVVLGVNRRDARAWGWTGRNASWRDIARKVASGDLKYGMANPAASNSGLTALIGVTAALSGKGDAITAADARSPELRAFFRGQALTAGSSGWLADAYIRDQARLNGLINYESVLLSLNRGGQLREPLTLIYPRDGLITADYPLLLLNPAQQAPFRKLVDALRAPAVQARIMRDTLRRPVNTTVPLTRDFPDALLLELPFPRSASTLDAVVSTYLQDTRQPANTIFVLDVSGSMRGARIDALKTALRGLSGADTTLTGRYATFANRERVTLIPFSSAPGAPRTTELTPATRGAALKQLRAQVDALTPDGGTNIYGALQAAYEQARAAPAGRYTSIVLMTDGERTEGPSADQFRATYAALPERARQVKTFTVLFGDSDATEMNRIATLTGGRTFDGQNDLRAAFKDIRGYQ, encoded by the coding sequence ATGAAGCGCGCGCTGCTCGCCGCCCTCGCCGTCACCCTCGCCGGGTGCGCCGCCCGCCCCACGCCGCCCCTCACGGTCCTCGGCGGTTCGGAACTGCGCGACCTCGCGCCCATCCTGGAGGACGTCGCCCGCGCGAGCGGCGTGCGCCTGAACATCCAGTACGTCGGCACGCTCGACGGCACCGAACGCCTGCGCGGCGGCGCGACACCCGACCTCGTGTGGTTCTCGCACGCCAAGTACCTCGAACTGCAGGACGACCTGCGCGGCCGCGTCATCGCGCGCGAGAAGATCATGCTCTCACCCGTCGTGCTCGGCGTGAACCGCCGCGACGCGCGCGCGTGGGGCTGGACGGGCCGCAACGCCTCCTGGCGCGACATCGCCCGTAAGGTCGCCAGCGGCGACCTGAAGTACGGCATGGCCAACCCCGCCGCCAGCAACAGCGGCCTCACCGCCCTGATCGGCGTGACCGCCGCCCTCAGCGGCAAGGGCGACGCCATCACCGCCGCCGACGCCCGCAGCCCCGAACTGCGCGCCTTCTTCCGTGGGCAGGCCCTCACCGCCGGGTCCAGCGGCTGGCTTGCCGACGCGTACATCCGCGATCAGGCGCGCCTGAACGGCCTCATCAACTACGAAAGCGTGCTGCTCAGCCTCAACCGTGGCGGGCAGCTGCGCGAGCCCCTCACGCTCATCTACCCCCGCGACGGCCTCATCACCGCCGACTACCCGCTGCTGCTGCTCAACCCGGCGCAGCAGGCCCCCTTCCGGAAACTCGTGGACGCCCTGCGCGCCCCGGCCGTGCAGGCGCGCATCATGCGCGACACGCTGCGCCGCCCCGTGAACACCACCGTGCCCCTCACCCGCGACTTCCCGGACGCCCTGCTGCTCGAACTGCCGTTCCCGCGCAGCGCCAGTACCCTGGACGCCGTCGTGAGCACCTACCTGCAGGACACCCGGCAGCCCGCCAACACCATCTTCGTGCTGGACGTGAGCGGCAGCATGCGCGGCGCCCGCATTGACGCCCTCAAAACCGCCCTGCGCGGCCTGAGCGGCGCCGACACGACCCTCACCGGCCGGTACGCCACCTTCGCGAACCGCGAGCGCGTCACGCTCATTCCGTTCAGCAGCGCCCCGGGAGCGCCGCGCACCACCGAACTCACGCCCGCCACGCGCGGCGCGGCCCTCAAGCAGCTGCGCGCGCAGGTCGACGCGCTCACCCCGGACGGCGGCACGAACATCTACGGCGCCCTGCAGGCCGCCTACGAGCAGGCGCGCGCCGCCCCCGCCGGACGCTACACCAGCATCGTCCTCATGACCGACGGGGAACGCACCGAAGGCCCCAGCGCCGACCAGTTCCGCGCGACCTACGCCGCCCTGCCGGAACGCGCCCGCCAGGTCAAAACCTTCACGGTCCTGTTCGGCGACAGCGACGCCACCGAAATGAACCGCATCGCCACCCTCACCGGCGGACGCACCTTCGACGGCCAGAACGACCTGCGCGCCGCCTTCAAGGACATCCGCGGGTACCAATGA
- a CDS encoding peptide MFS transporter, giving the protein MTHSPSRAGTPERDARFLGQPLGLSVLFATELWERFSFYGMRALLPLFLATSAAQGGLGYSDAQSASTYAIYNALVYLAALPGGFIADRLIGARRAVLWGGLTIAAGHFTMAVPGTLFFFLGLLLIMLGTGLLKPNISAMVGQLYAHDDTRRDAGFSLFYMGINLGAFLAPLVCGYLGQKINWHLGFAAAGVGMLLGLAWYVLGGRHLGQAGLQPGNPLAAHERAPLARQVALGVLAVLVAGALLRVFLPHINPIDVLTFVVFGATLWVFANVLRGGRLNAEDRRRMTAFVWLFLASALFWMIYDQGGSLLGLFAEQKTNRTLLGFQFPASWYQSLNPMFILVFAPLFAALWLRLGARQPSTPVKFVYGLGGVGASFLLMGLAAHAASGGHLISPLWLVGVYLLQTLAELTLSPTGLSVATKLAPASLSGQMLGVWFLATSVGNAIGAQVARLSETLSPSGYFTVVGALAVAAAVVLLFGARPIARLMGGVK; this is encoded by the coding sequence ATGACCCATTCTCCCTCCCGCGCCGGCACGCCCGAGCGCGACGCCCGCTTCCTCGGGCAGCCGCTCGGCCTGAGCGTCCTGTTCGCCACGGAACTCTGGGAACGCTTCTCGTTCTACGGCATGCGCGCCCTGCTGCCGCTGTTTCTCGCCACGAGCGCCGCGCAGGGCGGCCTCGGGTACAGCGACGCGCAGAGCGCCAGCACGTACGCCATCTACAACGCCCTCGTGTACCTCGCGGCCCTCCCCGGCGGGTTCATCGCCGACCGCCTCATCGGCGCGCGCCGCGCCGTCCTGTGGGGCGGCCTGACCATCGCCGCCGGGCACTTCACCATGGCGGTGCCCGGCACCCTGTTCTTCTTCCTGGGGCTGCTGCTGATCATGCTCGGCACCGGCCTGCTCAAGCCGAACATCAGCGCGATGGTCGGCCAGCTCTACGCCCACGACGACACGCGCCGCGACGCGGGCTTCAGCCTGTTCTACATGGGCATCAACCTCGGGGCGTTTCTCGCGCCGCTCGTGTGCGGCTACCTCGGCCAGAAAATCAACTGGCACCTCGGCTTCGCCGCCGCCGGCGTCGGCATGCTGCTGGGCCTCGCGTGGTACGTGCTCGGAGGCCGTCACCTCGGCCAGGCGGGCCTGCAGCCCGGCAACCCCCTCGCCGCGCACGAACGCGCGCCCCTCGCGCGGCAGGTCGCGCTGGGCGTGCTCGCCGTACTTGTGGCGGGCGCGCTGCTGCGCGTGTTCCTGCCGCACATCAACCCCATCGACGTGCTCACGTTCGTGGTGTTCGGCGCGACCCTGTGGGTGTTCGCGAACGTCCTGCGGGGCGGCCGCCTCAACGCCGAGGACCGCCGCCGCATGACGGCGTTCGTGTGGCTGTTCTTGGCGAGCGCGCTGTTCTGGATGATCTACGACCAGGGCGGCAGCCTGCTCGGCCTGTTCGCCGAGCAGAAAACCAACCGCACGCTGCTGGGCTTCCAGTTCCCGGCCAGCTGGTACCAGTCGCTGAACCCGATGTTCATCCTGGTGTTCGCGCCGCTGTTCGCGGCGTTGTGGCTGCGGCTGGGCGCGCGGCAGCCCAGCACGCCCGTGAAGTTCGTCTACGGCCTGGGCGGCGTGGGTGCCAGCTTCCTGCTGATGGGCCTCGCCGCGCACGCCGCGAGCGGCGGGCACCTGATCAGCCCACTGTGGCTGGTGGGCGTGTACCTGCTGCAGACCCTCGCGGAACTCACGCTCAGCCCCACCGGGCTGTCCGTCGCCACGAAGCTCGCGCCGGCCAGCCTGAGCGGCCAGATGCTCGGCGTGTGGTTCCTGGCGACCAGCGTCGGGAACGCCATCGGCGCGCAGGTCGCGCGCCTCAGCGAGACGCTCTCGCCCAGCGGGTACTTCACGGTCGTCGGCGCGCTCGCCGTGGCGGCCGCCGTCGTGCTGCTGTTCGGCGCGCGCCCCATCGCGCGCCTGATGGGCGGCGTGAAGTAA